From a single Candidatus Omnitrophota bacterium genomic region:
- a CDS encoding helix-turn-helix domain-containing protein → MTDDFYDIINRYFYTGNSERIYASIIDDIEKAVIAKALERSGGNQVAASKILGLHRNTLSNKIKKLNIDVERYRS, encoded by the coding sequence GTGACAGACGATTTCTATGATATAATAAACCGTTATTTTTATACGGGTAATTCCGAGCGCATATACGCCAGTATAATAGACGATATCGAGAAGGCGGTAATAGCGAAGGCTCTGGAACGTTCCGGCGGCAACCAGGTGGCGGCCTCAAAGATACTGGGGCTGCATCGTAACACGCTGTCAAACAAGATAAAGAAGTTGAACATAGACGTAGAGAGGTATAGATCGTGA